TTGCAGGGGGTATCGTTTGGCTTAGAGTAACGAAAAGATACGattatagcctgtgaacaggctctctgttcctgggaaaaaaaaagcaaggaaagggaagggaaagggggaaGAGTTCGCTTGTCCCTCTCCCTACCgttccccgctcgaccaaaggcctgttcacaggctattaCGATtacgatgatgtcatacatcatcGTAAGCATCACAGTCATCACACACTGTACACCCTCATTGCCCTGTAAAATTTCATTAGCTTTCATTGTTTCAGTTGCGTTTTCGCGTGGACGGGCAAAAACGATTCGAACACGCTACGTTTGGACACGTATTTTTTATACGTGCGGGCGAGGCCTTGTTAGGGACCTTTAGACGGAAACGGAAGCAAAAATGTCGCTTTGAAAATGATTTCCGGTTTTCTCAAATTATTCCaactcatttactttgtcaaatgtagacgTACCctaaaaaatacttacaaattTTTTCTACCCAAAACCAGTTCCCATGGAAAATTTCAAATCCACAAAATATCCCTCGTCATCCGTGTAACCAAGAGCCATTTATATGGCTCTTGCTGTAACTTTAAGGTCGATACatactaggcgacaagttgctgcaacacgacacgtcgcagcgacaaatcggtTCGTGTGTActagagaatttgttgaaaatcattgtctctgcaacagaattttgtcgcagCAACATgttgcaaaaaatcaaatcagacagAATTTTGTGCGACTTGTCGGGGCGACAAAATTCTGCTGCaaagacaaagattttcacaaaatttaCGCTCGAAGCGATTTGTTGCTGCGATGTGTCGCCGCAACATTTTGCAGCAACTTGCAATTGTCGCCGGATCTGTACATGGACTCAAACAAGGAGTGATCTGTCGCAGTCGCTGCAACCTGTCTATAGTACCCCCACTCCCATCCCTGCTGGGGCTTCTTGTCCAGCTGGTCGCGTGACATGTCACATAGCTACTAAAGAAAAACTGTGCGTTCATTGGCCAGTTGTTTGCTGAGGTGTCGCTTCACCCTGGCTTTTATCGCGCCTTCGTTTAGTCGCAGTCGCAGAAATCCATCGGGCACGAATTTTTACGAAGCACAGACCTTTTAAAACAAGCAATGGCTGAGAGCGAACAAGCCGGTAGAACGGTCGTTTTGGGAGTGGATGCTAGTGAACACAGCGAAAGAGCATTTGATTGTAAGTGAAAAGTGTTAAAATAGCTGCATTCATTGTATGTTGTACAAGGTGACCACCCACCCTCGGTTCCTCGATCCTGTAAACGTAAAATCCAGTTTAAGATGGCACGATTTAGCAATACTTTAAACAGAAAATGTCgaaatttattttccttgtaAATTCAATCATTTAATGGCGATTGTCAATGAGATGAAATTATGGCTGCTCCTACTTCAGCGGCTTTTTGTGAATTTTCGTGCAATGGCGTTTGTGACAAACTTCAAATGAAAGTAAGCCCAATTCTTTTCCTCGTGGGTATTGTTTTATGTTTCCATTTGGGTCCAGAACTTGGGAGATAAAAACACCGCTAATGTAGACCATTGCATAAGTCGTGTCAACGAACACGCTTTCACGGGTCCAGGGAACAACTTGATTAAGGCTTGTGCAGCAGGGGGTTACGAATGGATAAACCATAGATTTGAGATATTTTTAAGCCCAAATGTTGTTGAAGTGGTGTATCTACCATAGGAggtttttagttttaattctgAATCATCGATTAGAATGGTAGTGTTCGTTGATGTTTAACATGCAAATAAACtcaattaaaaatatttatgaCGAAAATTCTTGTAGATGTGGCTTAATCATGTGACATAATGATGAATAGGATTGGCTTATATATGCTTACATTGAATTGCAAACGTGCATATTTTGTTTTCAGGGTATGTCAAGAATATAtacaaagaaactgacaaaatatTGGTTATCCATGCTCAAGAATACCCAACTATTCCTGCTGCACCTTACCCCTGTAAGTATTTCATAAAACGGAAAAGAACCTAAgaagaaaaagctaaaaatagTGGCATCTACAGCAGATGACCAGGTGCTCACCTAGctgagaaaactgaaaaaatggaCCCAATAGTTTTCCCCAATCCCACCATGTCAACCCAACCTCACTTGCTCAACCTTCTAACTCTTGAAGTCTTTGTCAGGTAGCCAGTGGCGATCtggaacatgttttttttttttttgacaaataaCACAACACATATTTCTACATGGTTTGAACATCCCTGCCCGATTTAGCGAAACTTAATGTTGCATGTATTACAATGAGGTACGGCATACTTAAAACTAGAGGCTATCGTTGGTTATGGATTCGTGTTTGTCACTTACAGAAACGAAATTGAGTCGAGAGGGGTCCAGTTTCCCGGCAGAGATGCCCCTTATAAAATCAATAGGGGCGGCTAATCGGCAGTCACCTCTGATagctcgaaaatttctgcctttatgccacaggaacaccagataAGGATGCATTGTGACGAATGccaatatatttatttattccttcaaaatatttttctgtttcataATCAGCTAGCAGTTACTAAATTTTGTAAGACGGTTGCAATAACTGGTGAAATGTTTTCAATAGAACACACTTTCATAAGAAAAAGGGATGGCATCAAAGAAGACATGGGGAGAAGGTTGCATTAGCCCAGTTGGTTTTGTATAGGGATACagaaaatggcagaaaattCCATGTTTTGTGTAGAAGAAGTAACCAAACCATTTAACTGTCATTTGTTGAgcctttaagccctaatatcAAAATGCAAGGTCTCATTTGTTGTCTTGATAATGCTGTTTTTGGTGTTTCTGTCCAACTTCCCCTACCCTGGAAGTATAACCAATATTTGAAAATGTTTTACATGCTTTCAGATGGCTATGCATATTATGAAGAATGGCAGAATTTGGTGGAAAAAAGTGATAAACAAGTCAAGGAACTGTTGGAGTGTTTTGGAACAAAGTGCAAACGCTTAAAGGAACTGGAAAAGGTATTTGAAAGTGGTTTCTTATGAACGGTTAGCACATGTACATTGACAGTGAGATTTAATtgactttttttctattttttttagcaaGAGTTCAAATTGTACAAGGAAGAAAGCAACAGGCCTGGGGAAGTGATTTGTAAACTGGCAGAAGACGAAAAGGCGAACCTGATTGTAATGGGTTCTCGTGGTATGGGAACCTTGCGCCGTACTTTTCTTGGCAGTGTTAGCGATTACTGTGTGCATCACGCTCATATCCCGGTTGTGGTTGTTCCACCTCCAAATCGTCATGAAGACCATACCAAATCAAGTTAATGACTATTTACGATTTCTTTCAAAGAAATTGTACATAACCTTACCACCTTGTTAGGTATTTGCTTTTTGAACTGATGGAAAATTGTGATTACACCAAGCTAGGTTGAGTTGTGAAAAGGTGATTGCAGGTATCACACTGATGGTGAGAGAATTCaaacaaatataacaaaaaatgtgttgtttttattgtcaaaCCAGTAAACATCTTTAGATTCtattaacccttcaagtcccagagtgaccaacatcaacttTCTCCCAACACTATTAATACATAATAGAGAGAAGagattatgagaattaataaagcTGTCacagggaaaatgctttgatcttttaccaaCTTCTCTTGACTATTTCTGTACAGAATTTGTCTGTGGACATTggtgcttaaagggttaatgaacTGATTAGTTAAAAATTGAGGCCATTAGTCGTTGCTGCCGTCAGATTCATTTGTGCCTTCCTACCTGCATCATTATGAGTAGTGAATTACTATGACAGATCCAGAGAGAGCCTGATAATGGTATGGGACTCTGCTTATTTTATCTCTAAGATCCGGACAGATTCAGcttgcgtagctggcgggattcttGTACCCAGGGTACTTTCTGGGTGGCAGATGCACTGTGGGAAGTGAAGGATTTTTACGAGCGGCAAAGCCGGAAGGAAAATCCAAATTGACTTTTACCCACTCTTCTTGTGGCTCCGCCGCCAAACTAATGGCTCTGCCGCACTCCCATGCTAATCCtgccagctatgcaggctaggACAGATTTTATCTGTGCAAGCCATATACAGGGAACCGTGCAAAGATTGTTAACACATGTCCATACAAATTTTTGCAAGTGTCAGCATTTGAATGGCTTTTTTTTATGAAAGGTGCATAACTAGTCTCCATGCTTTTACTGTCCAAAGTGTGCAATGACCTTGTACAGTTCAGGTGTGAaaacaagaggttacatggtACAAACTAAAAGTGTGTGTTAAAGGGTGGAAGGAAAGACAGGATTGACAGGCAGAACCTCCTGATTAGTAAAGATTCCTGCCTCTGAGCTATTCATTGGGGAGGTGgttaaaaggtttttttcagGCTCAGTATTGTTAGCAATTTATCTTTTCAAAAGTCTGGAAGTTTTTAAAATCTGACTAAATACTTTTAGCCTAAACTGTGCTGCTCAATATATGCCTATATGAATGCAGATTTTATTTTGATTCTGGAAGCAGCAGCTACGGATGAATTCAGTGGGATCTATGAATAGGGTATGGGCTTGTAAACTATGTGTTGTGAATTCTAACAAGTGTCGTGTTTAACACTTGAagaatttttgtttccttcttcATGTTCCTGTTCTTATTCCTATAACCTGTTGTAAGTCCAGGCAATTATTAAAGAATCAGGTACATTGTTAGTGattgtttaatgttttttttttgttccactgttgttaTTGGTTCATCATTAAATGTCAGATACATGCAGTGATTGCTATACATATTACCCTACGGtgcagtgtaaaatgcagactgtggaGTGACTGtggactattgtttttagggttagaaaacagtGGGATTATTGTTGTCACATACTCATTTACATGGTGAAAACAATGGTCTACAGTCTACGTTTTACACTGATAGATTGCTCTACAAGAAAGCTCATTTCAACAAGTTAGAATGGTACTTGCTATTCTGAAAATA
The sequence above is a segment of the Porites lutea chromosome 3, jaPorLute2.1, whole genome shotgun sequence genome. Coding sequences within it:
- the LOC140931059 gene encoding uncharacterized protein isoform X2 — encoded protein: MAESEQAGRTVVLGVDASEHSERAFDYGYAYYEEWQNLVEKSDKQVKELLECFGTKCKRLKELEKQEFKLYKEESNRPGEVICKLAEDEKANLIVMGSRGMGTLRRTFLGSVSDYCVHHAHIPVVVVPPPNRHEDHTKSS
- the LOC140931059 gene encoding universal stress protein in QAH/OAS sulfhydrylase 3'region-like isoform X1 — translated: MAESEQAGRTVVLGVDASEHSERAFDWYVKNIYKETDKILVIHAQEYPTIPAAPYPYGYAYYEEWQNLVEKSDKQVKELLECFGTKCKRLKELEKQEFKLYKEESNRPGEVICKLAEDEKANLIVMGSRGMGTLRRTFLGSVSDYCVHHAHIPVVVVPPPNRHEDHTKSS